DNA sequence from the Streptomyces sp. NBC_01497 genome:
GGGTGGCGGCCTGCTGGCTGGGCGGTGCGCGGGCGGTGGCCGAGACGCTCTACGCCTCGGCGCGCCGGCGTACGCACGACGCCATCGCCGCCGCGCACCTGGGGGCCGTGGACATGCTCCTCTCGTCCGCCGCGACGGTGCTGGAACGCGCGGCCGACGACATCGACGCGGACCCGCTCGACGTCCTGGGCGGTGCGCGCATGCGCAGCCTGCGGGTGCGGGCCCTGGCGGACCTGGTCTGCACCCAGGTCCTCGACCACGTGGGACGCGCCACCGGCGCCGGGCCGCTGTGCCACGACCCGCGGCACGCGCGGGCCGCCGCCGATCTGAGCGTGTACGTGCGCCAGCACCACGCGGAACGCGATCTGGCGGAGTTGGGGCGTGTGTTCGGCGTACGCGACGAGGACGGCAGGGAGACCGACCGATGACCGGCACAGCACCGAACGCGGCACCCGACCCGCTACCGGGGACCGCACCCGACTCCCCGTCCCCCGCGGTACCGGGGACCGCGCCCGGCCTCCTGAGCGGCCCGGTGCCGGACCGGGCGGCACGGCCCGCCCCGGTTGCGCGCCCCGGGCCCCCGCCCCGGAGCGCGCCGGAGGTGCGGGAGACGGCGAGCCTGGAGGCGGGCGCCGCGGGCACCGCGTGCCGGCGGGCCGCGGCCTACGCGATCGACGCGGACGGCACGCCCGAGTCCCACTGGGCCGCCTGGGACGGGCTCGGCGCCCTGCCGGTGGCGCTGCTTCCGCCGGGCCCCGTGCTCGTGGTGGCGGCGCACCCCGACGACGAGGTGCTCGGCTTCGGCGGGACGATGGCGGCACTGGCGGCCGCCGAGACGCCCGTACACCTGCTGTCGGTGACCGACGGGGAGGCGTCGCATCCCCGCTCCACCCGTCCGGCCGCCCGCCGGCTGGCGCAACTCCGCCGGGCCGAGCTGGACGCGGCCCTCGGGGAGCTGGGCCTCGCACGGGTCCGCACGACGCGGCTCGCGGTCCCGGACACCGCCGTCGACCGGCATGAGGACCGGGTACGCGACGCCGTCGCCGAGCTGCTGCGGGAGACCGGCGCCCGGTTGTGCGTGGCGCCGTGGACCGGCGATCTGCACAGCGACCACGAGGCGGCGGGCCGGGCGACCGCCACGGCATGTGCCGCGGCGGGGGTACCGCTGTGGTGCTACCCGGTGTGGCTGTGGCACTGGTCCTTCCCCGGTGACCCGCGGGTGCCGTGGGGAAGTGCCGCACGGCTGCCGCTGGACGAGGGGTCCGCCGCGGCGAAACGGCGTGCCGTGCGGCGGTTCGTCACCCAGACCGAGCCGATCGGCGCGGGCCCGGAGGATGGCGCGATCCTGCCGCCCGCCGAACTGGCCCATCACACCAGGGGGTTCGAGGTGGTCTTCCGATGAGCACCCCCGCCGGCTATTTCGACGCCATGTACGCGTCGGACAGGGACCCGTGGGATCTGGCGGGCCGCTGGTACGAGCGCCGGAAGTACGCGCTGACGATGGCGTCCCTGCCGCGTGCGCGCTACCGCAGCGCGTTCGAGCCCGGCTGCTCCGTCGGTGTGCTCACCGCGCTGCTGGCCGAGCGGTGCGACCGGCTGCTCGCGGCCGACCGCGTGGAGTCGGCGGTCGCCACGACCGCGGACCGGATGGGCGGCGTGCCCCACGTCACGGTGGCCAGGATGACGGTGCCCGGCGAGTGGCCCGACGGCACGTTCGACCTGATCGTGCTCTCCGAGCTGCTGTACTACTTCGACGACGCGACCCGTGAGGCGCTGCTCGCACGGGCGGTCCGGAGTCTGGAGCCGGACGGCACACTCGTCACGGTCCACTGGGACCACCCC
Encoded proteins:
- a CDS encoding PIG-L family deacetylase; this encodes MTGTAPNAAPDPLPGTAPDSPSPAVPGTAPGLLSGPVPDRAARPAPVARPGPPPRSAPEVRETASLEAGAAGTACRRAAAYAIDADGTPESHWAAWDGLGALPVALLPPGPVLVVAAHPDDEVLGFGGTMAALAAAETPVHLLSVTDGEASHPRSTRPAARRLAQLRRAELDAALGELGLARVRTTRLAVPDTAVDRHEDRVRDAVAELLRETGARLCVAPWTGDLHSDHEAAGRATATACAAAGVPLWCYPVWLWHWSFPGDPRVPWGSAARLPLDEGSAAAKRRAVRRFVTQTEPIGAGPEDGAILPPAELAHHTRGFEVVFR
- a CDS encoding SAM-dependent methyltransferase, with protein sequence MSTPAGYFDAMYASDRDPWDLAGRWYERRKYALTMASLPRARYRSAFEPGCSVGVLTALLAERCDRLLAADRVESAVATTADRMGGVPHVTVARMTVPGEWPDGTFDLIVLSELLYYFDDATREALLARAVRSLEPDGTLVTVHWDHPVPEHHRTGSQLARPVAATPGLAPLTDVRDADFRLQVFTRTGGATGARSPAQAEGLV